CGATTAAGATGATGGTGTAATTTATAATTGCGGCTGTGATAATAAttttccaagaaaaaaaatgatctCATACTGAATACTATTGCATgattagtttcattatttattttgtatggtcGGCACTACGGCgcatatttgtttaattttcaataaagacgattattcaataataatttatttaatttattttcgtgcaCGATAAAATTACCTAGAGCTCTTGGTTAGGTTAGTCAGTTACGAAGTTACGTTTggtgtaattttaataactaagatAGAATTTCCATAACCAACCTTTTCTCTCATAGGCAATTACGTATTGTGTATCTAACACACAGTGCATTCCTATTGTGTAGGCCTAGTTAGCGTCCAAATCATAAACATTTCAGTATGAAGTCTTAAAAGACCTAAAATTCCATGTAAATTTTCCTTGTAAGAAAATCGATCTCTAGATTTTATTTGCACTTTTCTTTAAACGTAAATATATCTTTGACAAGTtggaaaaaaaactaatattgatTATAAGCTCCTTGCAATGtccctatttatatttataggttTGATCATTTACAATCTGGCAACTTTAACTTTGTCTAATGTCAGTAATAATGTAacgtagaattaaaaaaaaaatgtatgttgttgtactttatttacaaattacttGGTTTAGTTAATCAATCGTTTTAAGGAAGTAATTAAAGAAGTCAGtgtgtaacttttaaatttgatgTATTTTCTACTTCAACCTTTACCAAAAGAATATTATAAGATATGATAAAGTTTTGGAAAAGCGCaggtttgtttttaataaatagtattacgTTTTCcgatgcaatttttttttattatgacgtGACTTTTTTAGCAAAAGGTAAATCCGGCTGTCCAGTACGACCTCCTGAAACGAATACTACCCCAAGTATCGAAACTGTACCACTAGATACAGAAATTGATATTGAcggtaaatatttttgttctaaaTATTTAACGATCCCTATGaaatatctacatatattatCATCAAACACACATCTATCGCTgtttttttaacgatatttaTTAACATCCTAGGtatttcataacaaaaaaagtaaaaaatttagtacctatattttattaatgttttttaatatgtatgtgaatttttgtttacaaaacgtCATGTATTTCTTAGTCATTTGACCAAACTAGAGATTTCTGCTAAATACtaccaaaattaatatatagcAAACaccttatatataatttattaccacatatattaaatttttacttgaaAAAGATAACTGTAATAAGTATTacatcatataaatattttaaaatagattactttttttatactgcATGGCAGttgtaaaatgaattttaatattgtatatgtagTTTAAATAAGCTGTCTTTTATTTCAGAtaacttgaatatttttgaaaaaaagtcGAAGTTATCCATTACTTTATACGATATACTTATTGAAAAAacagcttttaattattttgtgatgTATATGGAAAGCATAAATAAACAGTATCTAATTAAATGTTGGTTAGAATTAGAAAGTTTTAAGTTACAGTCACAGCAGATGAATAATGACAATGACAAAAGTTATCCAAAGATCAGTCAAACTAAAAGTTTGGACAATCATCCCAACGACAGCGAGCTTGATAAAAGTTGTGATAAATTTTTGTCACAAAAACTCACCTGGAAAACAAGTGCCACCAGTTTAAAAATGACCAAAGGCGAATGTTCCACGAGTTCTTGTGGAGATTTAATAGAACACTTAGATAATTATGAACTCTTTGAGGATAAAAATTTTGATATCACTGAAAGAgcaataagtttatttaaaaaatttgtcgcTTTAGAAGCCCCATATCAACTAGATTTAACAGACAatgtaagaaaaatagttatatcaaatatatgTCAGCCTGAAGGTCTAGTAAGAGAAGATTGTTTTAAACCAGTGTTGGATTCTTTATACCAccaaattgagaaaaatttcTTTAGTGCATTTCAAAATAGCCCTTTTTATGCAAAGTCACAGATAGATATATTAACAAGTGGATGTATCAATCTTAAAGACATTCTATATAATGAGACAATACTGTTTTATTTCACAGAATATCTAGAACAAGAGTCTTGCAGTAATTTGCTAGAGTTTTTAATAGCAGTTATGCATTTTCGAGACAATGTTTTAAATGATCAATCAAACTCTGAATCAACTCAAAGCGATGCAATAGtactttatgataaatatttttctcttcAAGCAACAAATCCAATAGGCTTTTCATCAGATATTCGTTTAAAAGTCGAAAGTGATATCTGTAGTGAAGCTGGCATATGTGGCACCTGCTTTGATATACCATACAAAACTGTATATAATActctaaataaatatgtaaaaacttttttaggtTCAGaactatactatatatacttaTCAGAAATGATAAAATCAGTGGATCGATTGTGGTCTCCAAACTGCAAATCACATTCAGACTGCAGCAGTGAATTTAGTATAAGCAGTAAAAATACTCTCCTAGCAATGGGTGAttctaattttagaaaaaaacgtAATCATTCTGTACCTGATATGTCAATAGATTCAAATCAACTTTATAATGCTGATGCTTTATGGCAAAGGAAAAAGCATGATGGTCTAAGTCTTGGTCGTATTAACAGTTTGGGTAGGTTTGAATCTAAATTTGAACCTGATCCGgataaaaaagataaatcaGTTCTTAAAAAAATGGTTAGCAAGTTTGTGCCAACAAACCCATCGAAAGTTGAAGAAGAAATGGCTTGGCAAATAGCTCATATGATTGTAAAAGATATCACCGATTTAACCATGGCTCCACCGGAAAATTATAATGATCATGTATAAAAgtgtgataataattattagtgtataagtatatgtattttttgtaaataagatataataatgtgtataatattCAGAAATATATTAAACCTAAATACAATAAAGTCTGGTTTAATTATCAGATACTACATGTCTGGTTAAGTTCCTTAAATTTTACAAAGATCTCATTACTGTATACTACTTAACACAACAACATCAAGAGTTTTTTCAATGAAAGACAAAGTTTTACTTATCTTTATTTgagataaaagaaatattacgaGTGCAACTCATTTGGgccttaatattttataggaGCACGACGCGAGTGTAGTTGCTAATAGCGACGCCCGTCATTGGTTATGAATTAATTTTCGCGCGCATTTTTGGCAAAAACTCATAAAATATTTCGCTGTCCCCGagcaataaagcggtaatatcaaaaatcaaattttacaggagaaataaaagaagctaatttgtttatagtgcagtgtacagtgatccaaaacagacgttcaatatgtcaaatgaaagctattttttttaccaatttaagcttttaaaaataattttttaaaaacaaatcgtataattttttaatgaaataattaaaaaaatgtataatacaattcatagatgatactattttaattgcaagatcattaacaattactgtaaagatgttcaccggttttttgtgttatttttcttagagtaatgcaataatacatagcttagtcgtaagagaattatccatgcaataaaacggttattgtcatttattctaacgaaatattaataaaaaaaactgaataaaataagagtgatagattaatactcagagaagccaaaaattaaataacattaaaaagggtgtaaccgccgtataccgctttattgcccggggccagcgatTTATAAAAGTTCGGTGGGGTACAAAATTATCATAATGCGTTATCGAAACTGTTATTGTTACTTTAGAAACGAAATATTCAGATATACCTACCCACGAGTTAacggtacattttaaattaaaacacagaTATACAGTTAtttgaaaatgatttatttcaACATTGTGACTTCATTATAATTTGTgttatatattaatcttaatctaattgcataaatataaaaattattgatatttaaagataTGTAACAAGTAAAGATGCCGCGAACATTCATATAGTACATATTTAGTAGTGCAATTACGTAAAGCCCAAAGTTTTAAAGTACATGACGCGAATGACTAGCATTAACAATTCCATATATATGTTAATTCTTCCATATCAGCTAGAAACATTTATGACTATTggagttatttattttagtacacaAAAATAGTGTTAAGTTTAACTTACATCACTATACTAAGGATAGCAATTCAATGTATCACAAGCGCTTTGCCGATCCCGGAGGAGCTACTTAATTAACGTTTCTAGAGGTTtctgtataaattaaaacgttTACGTAATACAGTCTTGAATCtataaatttgataattataatatttttttgaaaacacATTAATCCTGAAACCCTTCTTAATATACAGTATTTAGTTTAATCAGTATTCGTGACATTTCTACTCATTACTATCTTTTATGCAGACGAGCAATTTTAGATCGCCCAAAAATCTCGGAATGTATATTTACAGTCTCGTTATTGCTGGTGAGCAGTTGGAAACCTAGTTTCTAAAATCtacaaatagtatttaaaaaatcacaataaaaataacctttaaaatttgatttgagTTTCAACACTACTTATTATGTTTGAAATGTACCTATATATCGACACTTGATACGAAGAACATTCTAACTAATGAAACAATGTTTTTTAACTATACCATCAAAATACTGAGGCGAAAAAAGGTACCTTTCAATGTAATAACAAATATCATTTTTCACCCAAATTTCAACATCACAGCAgcttataataaacattaaattaatatactatattttctttGAACTGTTCAGACAGTAGTTTCAAACTAAAACAATCGTATTTAGTTTATACTATATCATTGTAACTTGAACAAAAACAGCTTTCCGTTTGATGTATCACAACGTGGTCAAGTTCACACTACAGAACGCAAAAATTAATAGTAGAACAATTTACTTCATTACGGATGCggctttatttaatatcacGTGACCACTTTTTAAatgcaacaaaaatataaaacgctCTCCTGAAGACAGCAACGTTTGATTATTTACGTGCAGTTCTTTACAGAACTATAAAACCAAATTTTCATGAGGGAAATGTTCATgaggtatataaaaattaaccttTGCCTGATTTTACTCTATTTTACAGCATTTATTAGATGTTTAATAAGTGTACGTGGTTCTATGTCTAATTGACGACAGCCTAGAATCTCATTACAGGAGAATTTGTTGGAGACGTAATTCTTGCGATCAATATTTTATCTGTtaaattacaaatgatatatcaTATTTGGAATCTTTACACTATGGCACCTTCTTAGTAATATAGCATGCAGCAAAAAAAAACCACCAAAAACTAACCTAaacaatataacttaaaaatttaaacgttataagtttgtttaataattaattaatatataattctcaaacattgtaaaaaaattaaattgtgtaattatattataaatgcaaaacgTACCAATATATCACATCACATACAAATTTCTTACTCTAATATAACACATCACAAAGTTTCATAGTTATTTATAGCGTGAGGTATGGGCGACAGCGGCAATCGGGGTGGTTCCGACCCCAAAAGTGGTGATTGTTCATCATGGAAATCGAAATCTTTTTCTAAATTGGGTGTCGGCCTGAACTTTTTCTCAACGGGCGTCCATTTTCGATAGACCATAGCGTTCAGTAAAGCTTGCATTGGATTGAGAAAAGCCtgaaagtattaaataattaacaattgtgtttgttatcaaaaaaaaagaaaacgactTCAGTTTACATCGGCAAATAATAGCATtcagcattcagcctgtaacatcccactgctgggcataggcctctttctccatatagaagaaggatcggatcttaacccaccacgctgctccacggtaaattggcggatatgttccctaccatgagcaacgatcgctatcaagtatttatgataacaaccgggcccGACAGCTTAACCCTACTcactgaggcacggtgggaagacccccAAGGACAGACAGCCATCAGAAagaaatttttgtacaaatatgagcgggaatagaacccgcaaaccgtcggtgttttaggtactcacaccactacaccagaggggtagtcgaaaaaatagttagtaataatattattaaaaagtactcTTCCGATCTCGCTCAGTCTGATTTGCTCGCTATATTCTGATGGTAGTAATTTATGCTATTTATGAGATTATAAATATgcaaatttataacaataataatgttcTAACCGCCGCgtataaataactgtaaaaattattataacttgCAGAGACAATTAAAACCTAGCACATTCCTGATATACCCGTTAATGTAATAACTAATTAATGTCTGCAGCTTTCGCCTCTATGCGTGATATTTTGATTTATCTTCTTATCATAACCAGCCCCTTACCGAGAGGTTTTTACTCTTAGACTTCATAGTAGAAAGATTAAACaccatattttttactaaataagttTTGtcaaagtattaatatttttaattttaaacgtttcaatataagtttttataacTTACTTTTACACAGACTTATCGCGATGGTCGTTGTAGTTACGGGCAAACGTGACAATGGCGTCTACAACGTGGCTTAAAAACCGGGTTTTCAAAAAGACTATCGCGATAAGTCCCATAAGTGTTCAATTTTACAATAGTATCTTCAATCAACAGCCCAAAGAGCCATGGTACT
Above is a genomic segment from Melitaea cinxia chromosome 5, ilMelCinx1.1, whole genome shotgun sequence containing:
- the LOC123654009 gene encoding A-kinase anchor protein 10, mitochondrial, whose product is MIKFWKSAAKGKSGCPVRPPETNTTPSIETVPLDTEIDIDDNLNIFEKKSKLSITLYDILIEKTAFNYFVMYMESINKQYLIKCWLELESFKLQSQQMNNDNDKSYPKISQTKSLDNHPNDSELDKSCDKFLSQKLTWKTSATSLKMTKGECSTSSCGDLIEHLDNYELFEDKNFDITERAISLFKKFVALEAPYQLDLTDNVRKIVISNICQPEGLVREDCFKPVLDSLYHQIEKNFFSAFQNSPFYAKSQIDILTSGCINLKDILYNETILFYFTEYLEQESCSNLLEFLIAVMHFRDNVLNDQSNSESTQSDAIVLYDKYFSLQATNPIGFSSDIRLKVESDICSEAGICGTCFDIPYKTVYNTLNKYVKTFLGSELYYIYLSEMIKSVDRLWSPNCKSHSDCSSEFSISSKNTLLAMGDSNFRKKRNHSVPDMSIDSNQLYNADALWQRKKHDGLSLGRINSLGRFESKFEPDPDKKDKSVLKKMVSKFVPTNPSKVEEEMAWQIAHMIVKDITDLTMAPPENYNDHV